From one Peptoniphilaceae bacterium AMB_02 genomic stretch:
- the xdhB gene encoding xanthine dehydrogenase subunit XdhB — protein MYDIKRIYEAYTIDEAIKLKVENPEAIFIAGGSDVLVKIREGKMAGQELISLQLIDELRGVSLEEDGSLKIEALTSFTEITENDLVKKYCKTLGEAVDTAGGPQLRNIATIGGNICNGAPSADSAPTLFAFDAIIEIKGENGYREIPIKEFYLGIGKVDLKSDELMTAVKIRRESYENYYGHYYKYAMRNAMDIATSTCSINVKFSEGNLVEDIRAAYGVAGPVPVRAYKAEEFLKGKELNEENIRSFSKLALDELKPRDSWRASKDFRTQILYEIAARCLRVILAEHKGGQNA, from the coding sequence ATGTACGATATAAAAAGGATATATGAAGCTTATACAATCGACGAGGCTATAAAGTTGAAGGTGGAAAATCCGGAAGCTATTTTTATAGCGGGAGGCTCCGATGTATTGGTTAAAATTCGCGAAGGAAAAATGGCGGGACAAGAACTCATTTCTCTTCAACTAATTGATGAACTCAGAGGAGTGAGCCTTGAAGAAGATGGCAGTTTAAAAATAGAAGCATTAACTTCATTTACTGAGATTACCGAAAATGATTTGGTTAAAAAATACTGTAAAACTCTCGGTGAAGCAGTTGATACCGCAGGAGGTCCACAGCTTAGAAATATAGCTACAATTGGTGGAAATATTTGCAATGGTGCTCCATCTGCAGACTCAGCTCCAACACTATTTGCATTTGATGCGATAATTGAAATAAAGGGTGAAAATGGATATAGAGAAATTCCAATAAAGGAATTTTATCTAGGAATTGGTAAGGTGGATTTAAAGTCTGATGAATTAATGACCGCCGTTAAAATAAGAAGAGAATCCTATGAAAACTATTATGGACATTATTATAAATATGCCATGAGAAATGCTATGGATATAGCTACATCTACTTGTTCAATAAATGTGAAGTTTTCAGAAGGCAATCTAGTAGAAGACATCAGAGCTGCTTATGGAGTTGCGGGACCTGTTCCGGTAAGAGCTTATAAGGCAGAAGAATTTCTAAAGGGAAAAGAACTAAATGAAGAAAATATCAGATCTTTTTCTAAACTCGCTCTGGATGAACTAAAACCGAGAGATTCTTGGAGAGCCTCTAAAGACTTTAGAACTCAAATTCTATATGAAATAGCTGCGAGATGCTTAAGAGTTATTTTAGCAGAACACAAAGGAGGACAAAATGCATAA
- the xdhC gene encoding xanthine dehydrogenase subunit XdhC, protein MHNSDYGPYAPRQEQALNYEPQYKLVKCRVNGVPVVKMVDVRASLTDFLRNEFSLTSVKKGCEVGECGACAVLIDGVSYNSCIYLAIWAEDKDIWTTEGITLKDGTLSIVQQAFVDEAAVQCGFCTPGFIVSATEIIARKKYYTKEELRKELANHMCRCTGYENILLAVQKANNLANGFEQVSEHVVNVISKGDKDKIE, encoded by the coding sequence ATGCATAATTCAGATTATGGACCTTATGCACCCAGACAAGAACAAGCACTTAACTATGAACCTCAATACAAGCTTGTAAAATGCAGGGTAAATGGTGTTCCCGTTGTAAAAATGGTAGATGTCAGAGCTTCGCTTACAGACTTTTTGAGAAATGAATTTAGTCTTACTTCGGTAAAAAAGGGCTGTGAGGTTGGAGAATGTGGAGCTTGTGCAGTACTAATAGATGGAGTATCCTACAACTCCTGTATATATTTGGCCATATGGGCTGAAGATAAGGATATATGGACAACTGAAGGAATAACCCTAAAGGATGGTACATTATCTATAGTGCAGCAAGCTTTCGTAGATGAAGCCGCTGTTCAGTGCGGTTTTTGTACTCCAGGATTTATAGTCTCTGCTACCGAAATTATTGCAAGGAAGAAATATTATACGAAGGAAGAACTCAGAAAAGAACTGGCTAATCATATGTGTAGATGTACAGGATATGAAAATATTCTCTTAGCCGTCCAAAAAGCTAATAATTTAGCCAATGGATTCGAACAAGTAAGTGAACATGTTGTAAATGTAATTAGCAAAGGTGATAAAGATAAAATTGAATAG
- the arcC gene encoding carbamate kinase: MKQKVVIALGGNALGNTPDEQKAAVLETSKSIADLVESGVQVTICHGNGPQVGMIKKAMDTASKTDPTIPEMPFPECGAMSEGYIGFHLQCALHNEIKSRNLDINVVSMVTQVLVDIEDSSFKNPTKPIGSFMTKEEADALAKTGVSVAEDAGRGYRQVVASPHPIDIIEGAAISYLVDTGTVVIAGGGGGIPVVYQDGKLTGIDAVIDKDLTSVRLAQTVDADTLIILTAVEKVAINFGKPDETWLDELSVEDAKMYIEKNEFAAGSMLPKIKAAIEFAESKEGRKTLITSLEKAGDGLKGQTGTWIVR; this comes from the coding sequence ATGAAACAAAAAGTTGTAATAGCCCTAGGTGGAAACGCTCTCGGTAATACACCTGATGAGCAAAAGGCTGCAGTTCTTGAGACCTCGAAATCGATTGCAGACCTAGTAGAAAGTGGAGTGCAAGTGACTATATGTCATGGAAATGGACCACAAGTCGGTATGATTAAAAAAGCTATGGATACTGCTTCTAAAACAGATCCTACGATCCCTGAAATGCCATTCCCGGAATGTGGCGCAATGAGCGAGGGTTATATCGGATTTCACTTGCAATGTGCACTACATAACGAGATTAAATCGAGAAATCTGGATATCAATGTAGTATCTATGGTAACTCAAGTGCTGGTTGATATAGAAGACAGTTCATTTAAAAATCCTACTAAACCAATCGGTAGCTTTATGACCAAAGAGGAAGCTGATGCACTTGCAAAGACAGGGGTATCGGTAGCTGAAGATGCCGGAAGAGGTTATAGACAGGTAGTAGCTTCACCTCATCCGATCGATATAATCGAAGGTGCTGCAATAAGCTATTTGGTAGATACCGGAACGGTCGTAATAGCCGGAGGAGGTGGAGGAATACCTGTTGTTTATCAAGACGGAAAGCTGACAGGAATAGATGCAGTTATAGATAAAGACCTTACTTCAGTAAGACTGGCTCAAACAGTTGACGCTGATACATTAATAATATTAACAGCAGTAGAAAAAGTTGCTATCAACTTTGGAAAACCAGATGAAACTTGGCTTGACGAGTTGAGTGTTGAAGATGCAAAAATGTATATTGAAAAGAACGAATTCGCAGCAGGTTCTATGCTTCCAAAAATCAAGGCAGCTATTGAATTTGCAGAATCAAAAGAGGGTAGAAAGACTTTGATAACATCTCTTGAAAAAGCAGGGGATGGATTAAAAGGACAAACAGGAACCTGGATAGTCAGGTAA
- a CDS encoding nucleobase:cation symporter-2 family protein, whose protein sequence is MEKTYSNSVFELDGKPSFTKALPLALQHVLAMLVGNIVPSIIIAGVTGLTPQEKVMMIQVGMLVAAFSTFLQLVPVLGFGAKLPVIMGISFSYIPVLTVIGSTYGIKAVFGAQLVGAIVSIFVGIFIKQIRSYFPPIVAGTVVFTIGLSLYPVAINYMAGGVGHPEFGAMKFWGVAIFTLVVVLLCNMFGKGMIKLAAILIGMIAGYIASLALGMVSFENLNAAGWFSLPRPFYFGYEFHSTAVISMVVMYIVNSVQAVGDFSATTMGGLNREATDDELAGAIKGNGICSVIASAFGGLPTASYSQNVGIVSMTKVVSLYVFKIACAFILVAGLVPKFGALMTTVPYPVLGGATISVFAMITMTGMRLITQGEMTTRNLTIVGLAVALGVGLTGNNAAMEQFPQWFKMVFGASPVVIATTIVFFLNILMPKTTLVQEQKERDQFEEKQ, encoded by the coding sequence ATGGAAAAAACTTATAGTAACTCGGTATTTGAACTGGATGGTAAACCGTCGTTTACCAAAGCCCTACCACTTGCATTACAACACGTATTGGCAATGTTGGTAGGAAACATTGTACCATCGATAATCATAGCAGGTGTTACAGGCTTAACACCTCAAGAAAAAGTAATGATGATTCAAGTGGGAATGCTTGTAGCAGCATTTTCTACATTTTTACAATTAGTACCGGTACTAGGATTTGGAGCTAAACTACCGGTAATAATGGGAATAAGCTTCTCATACATACCCGTTTTAACCGTTATTGGTTCGACTTACGGTATCAAAGCAGTATTTGGAGCTCAATTAGTAGGGGCAATAGTTTCAATTTTCGTAGGAATATTTATTAAACAAATCAGATCATATTTTCCGCCTATAGTTGCAGGAACAGTTGTATTTACTATAGGACTATCACTCTATCCTGTAGCAATAAACTATATGGCAGGTGGAGTAGGGCATCCGGAATTCGGAGCAATGAAGTTTTGGGGAGTTGCAATATTCACTCTTGTAGTTGTACTTCTATGTAATATGTTTGGTAAGGGTATGATTAAATTAGCGGCAATTCTAATAGGTATGATTGCAGGCTATATAGCATCATTAGCACTTGGAATGGTCTCTTTTGAAAACTTAAATGCAGCAGGTTGGTTCAGTTTACCTAGACCTTTCTATTTCGGATATGAATTCCATTCAACGGCTGTCATTTCGATGGTGGTTATGTATATAGTAAACTCAGTTCAGGCAGTAGGAGACTTCTCAGCTACCACAATGGGTGGTTTAAACAGAGAAGCGACCGATGATGAATTAGCCGGTGCTATTAAAGGAAACGGTATCTGTTCTGTAATCGCTTCTGCATTTGGTGGACTTCCAACAGCTTCATACAGCCAGAATGTTGGTATAGTATCGATGACTAAAGTAGTAAGCTTATATGTATTTAAAATAGCTTGTGCATTTATACTTGTTGCAGGTCTAGTTCCAAAATTTGGAGCATTGATGACTACAGTTCCATATCCTGTACTTGGCGGCGCTACTATATCAGTATTTGCCATGATTACAATGACAGGTATGAGACTTATAACTCAAGGAGAAATGACTACCAGAAACCTTACAATCGTTGGACTGGCTGTAGCACTTGGTGTAGGATTAACCGGAAACAATGCTGCTATGGAACAATTCCCTCAGTGGTTCAAAATGGTGTTCGGTGCATCTCCTGTAGTTATAGCTACAACAATTGTATTCTTCTTAAATATCCTTATGCCTAAGACGACATTGGTACAGGAGCAAAAAGAAAGAGATCAATTTGAAGAAAAGCAATAA
- the ssnA gene encoding putative aminohydrolase SsnA: MIIGNGRLYTNDSENLFLENGAVYVKDGLVEEVGEFEHLKNKYPGEEVLDVNGKLIMPGMINAHTHIYSAYARGMAVDKPQRDFNEILENLWWNLDKKLTLEDTELNAYTTYMESIRNGTTTVIDHHASPYHTEGSLFKIAEVAKDIGVRTSLCYEVSDRDGEEITNQQIKENVDFIKAYQGDDQNMIKGMFGLHASFTVSDETLEKARVAMEGVDAGYHVHVAEGIKDQMSCLKTHGKRIVERFNDWGLLGPKSLAIHCIHINTREMEILRDTDTNCVHNPESNMGNAVGCTPAIKMLEMGLRLGLGTDAYTHDMFESMKVANILHRHHLCDPTVGFMQTMTMQFINNPVIARNVLGGPELGVIKKGAAADIITLEYNPLTPFGGNNFYGHALFGMTGRLTNDVIINGKLILKDRQFVNLDEEAILARSREGAAKIWPQM, translated from the coding sequence ATGATTATTGGAAATGGTAGACTGTATACAAATGACTCTGAAAACCTTTTTCTTGAGAATGGTGCAGTTTATGTAAAAGATGGATTAGTTGAAGAAGTTGGTGAATTTGAGCATTTAAAAAACAAATACCCAGGAGAAGAGGTACTTGATGTAAATGGCAAACTTATAATGCCCGGAATGATTAATGCTCATACTCATATCTACAGTGCTTATGCAAGAGGGATGGCAGTAGACAAACCTCAAAGAGACTTCAACGAAATCCTTGAAAACCTTTGGTGGAACCTGGACAAGAAACTTACTCTTGAAGATACAGAATTAAATGCGTATACAACATATATGGAATCTATTAGAAATGGTACTACAACCGTAATAGATCACCATGCAAGTCCATATCATACAGAAGGATCACTATTTAAGATTGCTGAAGTTGCTAAGGATATAGGAGTAAGAACTTCACTTTGCTACGAAGTATCAGATAGAGACGGAGAAGAAATTACCAACCAACAGATTAAAGAAAACGTAGATTTTATTAAAGCTTATCAAGGTGACGACCAAAATATGATTAAAGGAATGTTTGGTCTACATGCTTCGTTTACGGTATCTGATGAAACTCTAGAAAAAGCAAGAGTTGCAATGGAAGGCGTAGATGCAGGATACCATGTTCACGTAGCTGAAGGTATCAAAGACCAAATGAGCTGTTTAAAAACTCATGGTAAGAGAATAGTTGAAAGATTTAACGATTGGGGACTACTAGGACCTAAGAGTTTAGCTATTCACTGTATCCATATCAATACTAGAGAAATGGAAATCCTAAGAGACACCGACACAAACTGTGTTCACAATCCTGAATCAAATATGGGTAATGCAGTAGGTTGTACTCCAGCAATAAAAATGCTTGAAATGGGTTTGAGATTGGGACTTGGAACAGATGCATATACACATGATATGTTTGAATCTATGAAAGTTGCAAATATACTTCATAGACACCATCTATGCGATCCAACAGTAGGATTTATGCAAACCATGACTATGCAATTTATAAACAATCCTGTTATTGCCAGAAATGTACTTGGTGGACCGGAACTTGGTGTAATTAAGAAAGGTGCCGCTGCTGATATTATTACATTGGAATACAATCCATTGACTCCATTCGGCGGAAACAACTTCTACGGACATGCTCTATTCGGTATGACGGGAAGATTGACCAATGATGTAATAATCAACGGTAAACTTATACTAAAGGATAGACAATTTGTAAACTTAGATGAGGAAGCAATATTAGCTAGATCAAGAGAAGGCGCAGCTAAGATTTGGCCTCAAATGTAA
- the ygfK gene encoding putative selenate reductase subunit YgfK, which translates to MDGEQIQQAVARPCIFAEDECYNCEWSTELKVEEAFAEYVKAYFAIHLLATELGITEEKDFTYNMSVGYDLEGIKSEKIDNYIEGLKDASGTEVFKACYEYLENNLDKFKVFNKTHLEKISPRVSNSITLSTLHGCPKDEIEKIANYLLTVKNLHTFVKFNPTMLGYDYARKTLNDLGYDYISFTDHHFTHDLQYEDAVLMIERLKDVAAENDLKFGLKITNTCPVDVKRNELPSEEMYMSGRSLLPLSISLAYKISEKFGGSIPISYSGGIDSLNITGLLEAGIQPITMATTILKPGGYERFYQLAKVSEDVLKDYDGINVDTLAKVKENILNADRTHKLYREKVSSRKTETELPLVDCFKAPCKDGGCPINQQIPEYLKLVADGKYDEAMKVIAIDNATPSILGLLCSHTCQEKCTRVDYEKSLQIRSMKKIATDEAQKALIDAIKPSELKTKAHVGIVGAGPAGIAAALYLRRNGVNVTVLEKRDKPFGIVNYIIPEFRIPYDIIERDYQLAVANGVEFKFGCDPNYDLNELKKEYDYVVVATGAWKRGNSPVKEGTENVVDALDFLWETKNENGLDLGKSVAVVGAGDVAMDCARLAHRQDGVEKVSVVYRRTESYMPAMQEDVNDVKEEGIEIFELLAPTKYMDGVLTCEKMKLGEFDASGRKAVLGTGEFVEMQFDTVIGATGAKVDVSDFERNGIDLDERGRVVLNDARESSVEKVYVIGDCKSGPSTIVKALADAKAVTLDILAKESLENDFVKVEVPETEETIYAKRGILEMPLEGKQEGERCLKCDEICEICTEVCPNRANVTIKVKGFNNDHQIVHIDGMCNECGNCGVFCPHAGDPYKDKVTVFWTEEDFVDSTNTGFLRLSEDTFKVRDADKKIFEHKLGDGKLDANLAAFLDVLLSDYAFYLKH; encoded by the coding sequence ATGGACGGAGAGCAAATACAACAAGCAGTTGCAAGACCTTGTATATTTGCAGAAGACGAGTGTTACAACTGTGAGTGGTCAACTGAGCTAAAAGTTGAAGAAGCATTCGCAGAATATGTAAAAGCATACTTTGCAATACATTTACTTGCGACTGAACTTGGAATAACAGAAGAGAAAGACTTCACTTATAATATGAGTGTTGGATACGATCTAGAAGGTATTAAGAGTGAAAAGATAGATAATTATATCGAAGGCCTAAAAGATGCTTCAGGAACTGAAGTATTCAAAGCTTGCTACGAGTATTTGGAAAACAACCTGGACAAATTCAAGGTGTTCAATAAGACGCACTTAGAGAAGATATCTCCAAGAGTATCAAACTCCATTACATTATCTACTCTTCACGGATGTCCAAAAGATGAGATCGAGAAGATTGCAAACTATCTATTAACAGTTAAAAATCTTCACACTTTCGTAAAATTCAATCCAACCATGCTTGGATATGATTATGCTAGAAAGACACTTAATGATTTAGGATACGATTACATCTCCTTTACCGATCACCACTTTACTCATGACCTTCAATATGAAGATGCAGTTTTGATGATCGAAAGATTAAAAGATGTAGCAGCAGAAAATGATCTTAAATTCGGTTTGAAAATCACCAATACCTGTCCTGTAGATGTTAAGAGAAACGAACTTCCATCAGAAGAAATGTATATGTCAGGTAGATCATTATTACCACTGTCAATAAGCTTGGCATATAAGATTTCTGAGAAGTTTGGTGGTAGTATTCCGATATCTTATTCAGGAGGTATTGATTCACTTAATATTACCGGACTATTAGAAGCCGGAATTCAGCCTATCACAATGGCTACAACCATACTTAAACCGGGTGGATACGAGAGATTCTATCAACTTGCAAAAGTAAGTGAAGATGTATTAAAAGACTACGATGGAATCAATGTAGATACCCTTGCAAAAGTTAAAGAGAATATCTTAAATGCAGATAGAACTCATAAACTTTATAGAGAAAAAGTAAGTTCAAGAAAGACAGAAACAGAACTACCTCTAGTGGATTGTTTCAAGGCACCATGTAAAGATGGTGGATGTCCAATTAACCAACAGATTCCTGAGTATTTAAAACTGGTAGCTGATGGAAAATATGACGAAGCAATGAAAGTAATTGCAATAGACAACGCTACACCTTCAATTCTTGGACTACTATGTTCACATACATGTCAAGAAAAATGTACAAGAGTGGACTACGAAAAATCACTTCAAATTAGAAGTATGAAGAAAATAGCAACTGATGAAGCTCAAAAAGCACTAATAGATGCTATCAAACCTTCAGAACTTAAAACAAAAGCTCATGTAGGAATCGTAGGTGCAGGACCTGCAGGAATTGCTGCGGCTCTATACCTAAGAAGAAACGGAGTTAATGTAACAGTACTTGAAAAAAGAGATAAGCCTTTCGGTATCGTAAATTATATAATTCCTGAATTCAGAATTCCTTATGATATTATCGAAAGAGATTACCAATTAGCAGTAGCTAATGGAGTAGAATTTAAATTTGGATGCGATCCTAACTACGATTTAAACGAACTTAAGAAAGAGTACGATTATGTAGTAGTTGCTACAGGAGCTTGGAAACGTGGAAACTCTCCTGTTAAAGAAGGAACTGAAAATGTAGTTGATGCACTTGACTTCTTATGGGAAACTAAGAACGAAAATGGATTAGATTTAGGAAAATCTGTTGCAGTAGTAGGTGCAGGAGACGTTGCTATGGACTGTGCTAGACTTGCTCATAGACAAGACGGAGTAGAAAAAGTTTCTGTAGTATACAGAAGAACTGAATCCTACATGCCTGCAATGCAAGAAGATGTCAATGATGTTAAAGAAGAAGGAATAGAAATATTCGAATTATTAGCACCTACAAAATACATGGATGGAGTTCTAACCTGTGAAAAAATGAAACTTGGCGAATTTGATGCAAGTGGAAGAAAAGCAGTACTTGGAACAGGTGAATTTGTAGAAATGCAGTTTGATACAGTTATTGGAGCAACCGGAGCAAAAGTTGACGTTTCTGATTTCGAAAGAAACGGAATTGATCTTGACGAAAGAGGAAGAGTTGTACTTAACGATGCAAGAGAGTCTTCAGTAGAAAAAGTATATGTAATAGGTGACTGTAAGAGCGGGCCATCGACAATAGTTAAAGCCCTTGCTGATGCCAAGGCTGTAACTTTGGATATACTTGCTAAAGAATCACTTGAAAACGACTTTGTTAAGGTTGAAGTTCCTGAAACTGAAGAGACTATCTATGCTAAACGTGGTATCTTGGAAATGCCTCTAGAAGGTAAACAAGAAGGTGAAAGATGTCTTAAGTGCGATGAAATCTGTGAAATCTGTACAGAAGTTTGCCCTAACAGAGCAAATGTTACTATAAAAGTTAAAGGTTTCAACAATGATCATCAAATAGTACACATAGACGGTATGTGTAACGAATGTGGTAACTGTGGAGTATTCTGTCCACATGCAGGTGATCCGTACAAAGATAAGGTTACAGTATTCTGGACAGAGGAAGACTTTGTTGACTCAACAAATACTGGATTCCTAAGACTATCAGAAGATACTTTCAAGGTTAGAGACGCTGATAAGAAGATATTTGAGCACAAACTAGGTGATGGAAAACTGGATGCAAATCTGGCAGCATTCTTGGATGTACTATTATCTGATTATGCATTTTACCTTAAACACTAG
- the xdhA gene encoding xanthine dehydrogenase subunit XdhA, translating into MYVGKNVNRVDAYDKVTGRARYTEDLIVSNAYTAKILHSTIAHGKVISIDTTEAEKVEGVIKIITCFDVPKHGFPTAGHPWSTDPSNQDKADRRLLNEHVRYYGDDIAVVIAKDEIACKQALELIVVEYEEYETIFDPVESLKEGKIQIHEDSPNNIIGHSKNIRGNFAEAIKEDGLIVVEGWYETPIVQHCHIENHIAYAYEEAGKIVVIASTQIPHIVRRICGQALDIPWGKVRIIKPYIGGGFGNKQDALYEPLCAFLTTQVGGHPVKLESSREETFVSSRTRHSMKFHIVSYIREDGSFAARKIEIYSGNGGYASHGHSVAGKCLGCFHQLYPCENIEGDAYTVYTNLPVAGAMRGYGIPQAMFAGESHIDDIAKVLGRDPLEYRLQTIMPKGYEDGFSKNVNYEDSFRECLKVGMEAIDYNKKVEEYKNQSGNIRRGIGTAVFWYNTGVYPISLESSSCRMVLNQDGSIQVQLGETEIGQGADTAFSQMTADAVGLRLKDVHIISTQDTDVTPFGLGAYASRQTYMASFAITKTAKILRDKIIERAYQLTNVTPHNLNIVGGKIIRKTDGKEFMTLGELATRTLYRPEDSEYITAESTYTIKNNAYSFGCSFAEVEVDISLGKVKILRLINVHDCGNLINPRLAEAQVHGGMSMAIGFALSEELKFNEKGRILNNNLLDYKLSTTMDHPELEVYFIENPEPTSPFKTKSLGEPPTCSPAPAIRNAVLNATGIGVNQCPLTPHVLYPLFKEAGLIDNQLEVE; encoded by the coding sequence ATGTATGTTGGAAAAAACGTCAATAGAGTAGATGCGTACGACAAGGTAACAGGTAGAGCAAGATATACGGAAGATTTAATAGTATCTAATGCCTATACAGCAAAAATATTACACTCAACAATAGCACATGGAAAAGTAATTTCTATAGATACTACTGAAGCAGAAAAAGTCGAAGGGGTCATTAAAATAATCACCTGTTTTGATGTTCCAAAACATGGTTTCCCAACTGCCGGACACCCATGGTCAACAGATCCGTCTAATCAGGACAAAGCCGACAGAAGACTTCTAAACGAGCATGTCAGGTATTATGGAGATGATATAGCAGTAGTAATAGCTAAGGACGAAATAGCATGCAAGCAAGCTCTTGAATTGATTGTGGTTGAATACGAAGAGTATGAAACTATATTTGATCCTGTTGAATCATTAAAAGAAGGTAAGATTCAAATACACGAGGATAGCCCAAATAATATTATTGGACATAGTAAAAATATACGAGGAAACTTTGCAGAAGCAATAAAAGAAGATGGACTGATAGTTGTTGAAGGTTGGTATGAAACACCAATAGTTCAGCATTGCCATATAGAAAACCATATAGCCTATGCATATGAAGAAGCCGGTAAAATCGTAGTTATTGCATCGACTCAAATACCACATATAGTTAGGAGAATTTGCGGGCAAGCATTGGATATACCATGGGGAAAAGTTAGAATTATTAAACCCTATATAGGTGGAGGATTTGGCAATAAGCAGGACGCTCTTTATGAGCCGCTTTGTGCCTTTTTAACAACCCAAGTCGGAGGACATCCGGTTAAACTGGAGTCATCGAGAGAAGAAACCTTCGTAAGCTCGAGAACCAGACATTCGATGAAATTTCATATCGTATCCTATATAAGAGAAGATGGAAGTTTTGCAGCGAGAAAAATAGAAATCTATTCCGGCAATGGAGGTTATGCATCTCATGGGCATTCAGTTGCAGGTAAATGTTTAGGCTGTTTCCACCAATTATATCCTTGCGAAAATATAGAGGGAGATGCATATACAGTTTATACAAATCTGCCTGTTGCCGGAGCAATGAGAGGTTACGGAATTCCTCAAGCCATGTTTGCCGGGGAATCTCATATAGACGATATAGCGAAAGTGCTCGGAAGAGATCCATTGGAATATAGACTTCAGACCATTATGCCTAAGGGATACGAAGATGGTTTTTCGAAAAATGTAAACTACGAAGACTCCTTTAGAGAATGTCTAAAAGTTGGAATGGAAGCCATTGACTATAATAAAAAAGTGGAAGAATATAAAAATCAGAGTGGAAATATTAGAAGGGGAATAGGAACTGCAGTATTTTGGTATAATACCGGAGTTTATCCAATATCACTGGAATCCTCGTCTTGCCGTATGGTACTTAATCAGGACGGATCTATTCAAGTTCAGCTTGGAGAAACGGAAATTGGTCAGGGAGCAGATACAGCTTTTAGCCAAATGACTGCAGATGCAGTAGGATTAAGATTAAAGGATGTCCACATTATCTCAACACAAGATACAGACGTAACACCTTTTGGACTTGGTGCTTATGCATCAAGACAAACATATATGGCAAGTTTTGCAATAACAAAAACAGCAAAAATCTTGAGGGATAAGATTATAGAAAGAGCCTATCAATTAACAAATGTCACTCCACATAACCTGAATATAGTAGGTGGAAAAATTATCAGGAAAACTGATGGGAAAGAGTTCATGACACTTGGAGAACTTGCTACCAGAACACTTTATAGGCCGGAAGACTCGGAATACATTACAGCTGAATCTACCTATACTATAAAAAACAACGCCTACTCTTTCGGTTGTAGTTTTGCAGAAGTTGAAGTGGATATTTCGCTTGGAAAGGTTAAAATATTAAGATTGATAAATGTGCATGACTGTGGGAACTTGATAAATCCTAGATTAGCTGAAGCACAAGTTCATGGCGGTATGTCCATGGCTATAGGATTTGCTCTGTCAGAAGAACTGAAATTCAATGAAAAAGGCAGAATCCTAAATAATAATCTACTTGATTATAAGCTTTCCACAACGATGGACCATCCGGAGCTTGAGGTTTACTTTATAGAGAATCCAGAGCCAACCTCTCCTTTTAAAACGAAGTCCTTAGGAGAGCCTCCAACATGTTCACCGGCACCTGCAATTAGAAATGCAGTCCTAAATGCAACGGGAATAGGAGTAAATCAGTGTCCATTGACACCGCATGTCCTGTATCCGCTTTTTAAAGAAGCCGGGTTAATCGACAATCAATTGGAGGTGGAGTAA